A stretch of the Vitis riparia cultivar Riparia Gloire de Montpellier isolate 1030 chromosome 13, EGFV_Vit.rip_1.0, whole genome shotgun sequence genome encodes the following:
- the LOC117927708 gene encoding U-box domain-containing protein 11, whose product MLVKKLRPIPCYFSHFCLLFPFQVSTTRRHPTMEVKRRTARSLVARLSSVSQQTRTEALCELRLISKHDPDSRCFIADAGAVPYLCETLYSALPLEQENAAATLLNLSISSRQLLMSTRGLLDALSHALRSPSSSPAAIQACAATLYSLLVDDDYRPIIGAKRDIVYALVDIIRTPHAPPRSIKDALKALFGISLYPLNRASMVGLGAVAALFSLAVKDGRVGIVEDATAVIAQIAGCEEGGDAFRKVSGIGVLVDLLDPSTGSSIRTKENAVSALLNLAQCGGERIAGDMREAGMGLYDGIAVVADGGSPKGKSKAIALLKLLDGGREPRFASNPDREYS is encoded by the coding sequence ATGCTAGTTAAAAAATTGCGGCCGATCCCTTgctatttctctcatttttgtCTCTTGTTTCCTTTTCAAGTTTCAACCACCAGGCGCCACCCAACAATGGAAGTGAAACGTCGCACGGCTCGATCTCTAGTCGCCAGGCTCAGCTCCGTTTCTCAGCAAACAAGAACCGAGGCACTATGTGAGCTCCGCCTCATCTCCAAGCACGACCCCGACAGCCGCTGCTTCATCGCCGACGCCGGCGCTGTTCCCTACCTTTGCGAAACTCTTTACTCCGCCCTTCCCCTCGAACAAGAAAACGCTGCCGCCACCCTCCTCAACCTCTCCATCTCCAGCCGCCAACTCCTCATGTCCACGCGCGGTCTCCTCGACGCTCTCTCTCATGCTCTCCGCTCCCCCTCCTCCTCCCCCGCCGCCATCCAGGCATGCGCCGCCACCCTCTACAGCCTTCTCGTTGATGATGATTACCGCCCCATCATCGGAGCAAAGCGCGACATCGTCTACGCACTCGTGGACATTATACGTACCCCCCACGCGCCCCCAAGGTCCATCAAGGATGCCCTCAAGGCACTCTTCGGGATCTCCCTCTACCCGCTCAACCGCGCCTCCATGGTCGGGCTCGGCGCCGTGGCGGCGCTGTTCTCGCTGGCTGTGAAGGACGGGCGCGTCGGAATCGTGGAGGACGCCACGGCGGTGATCGCGCAGATCGCCGGATGCGAGGAGGGTGGAGACGCGTTTCGGAAGGTCTCCGGAATTGGGGTTTTGGTGGACTTGCTCGATCCTTCCACGGGATCAAGTATAAGGACCAAGGAGAATGCAGTGTCAGCGCTGTTGAATTTGGCGCAATGCGGAGGCGAGAGGATCGCCGGAGATATGAGGGAGGCGGGGATGGGGTTGTACGATGGCATTGCAGTCGTTGCAGATGGTGGAAGCCCCAAAGGGAAGAGCAAGGCCATTGCATTATTGAAGCTTCTAGATGGAGGGAGAGAACCTCGGTTTGCTTCAAATCCTGATCGTGAATATAGTTGA